The stretch of DNA ATGGAGCAACCGGTGAGCCCGAGCGCGTCGAGTGCGGCCGAGGTGGCACTGATCAGCTCGATTTCGGCCAGCTGACCCGGCTCACCGATCACGTCGATGTCGCACTGCATGAACTGACGGTAGCGGCCCTTCTGCGGGCGTTCTGCACGCCAAACCGGGGCAATCTGGATCGAACGGAAGACCGTCGGCAGGCTGGCTCTGTGGGTGGCATAGAAGCGCGCCAGCGGAACGGTCAGGTCAAAACGGAGACCCAGATCAGCCAGCGCCAACAGGTCGCCGCTCTCGACTGCGGCGGAGACATCCGCTTCGCGCAGGCCCCGCTTCATCACGGCGAAGCCAAGTTTTTCATTATCGCCGCCGAGCCCGGAATGCAGGCGTGCCGAGTCCTCCATCACGGGCGTTTCGATTTCATCGAAGCCGTGCGCCGTGAAACTGTGGCGGATCACCCCCAGGGCGTGCTCGCGGGTGGCCTTCTCGTGAGGAAGGAAATCGCGCATGCCGCGGGGCGGGGTTACTGTCGAAGCCATACCGGCAATTCTGCCAGGTCGGCCCCGTCAGTTTGAAACCCGCCCCGCGCGAGCACGCTCGGGGCGCTGGCGGGTTTAGAGCGCTCCGCCGGCAGCGTTCGGCGCGTCGGCGTCAACGCCGCCGTCTCCGACGTGCTCCCGAGCCACGAAGTTCTCGATGTCGAACAGGTTGTCTCCGGCTCGCTCGGCGATCGTGAGCAGCGTCGACATCGAGGCGACCTCCTCGACCTGCTCTTTCAGGAACCAGAGCATGGCCTGTTCGCCGAGTGCATCGCCGTCCCGGCGGGCCGCAGCGAAGAGCGCCTCAATCTGAGTCGTCACCTGCTTTTCCTGCGCGAGAGCCAGTGCGATGGGCTCAACCACCGTGGCGAACTGGTTGACGACTGCCGGCACACCCGGAATTTCGACGCCCATATCGCGGTCGATGCGGTATTGCACCAGCATCATCGCGTGATTGCGTTCTTCAATCGACTGCCGGTAGAAATGAGCGGCAAGCTGCGGTAGATCATGGTTGTCGAACCAGACGGCGATCGCAATGTACTGCTGCGATGCGGCGAACTCGTTGCCGATTTGGCTGGACAGAAGCGTGTTGAAGGAAGTCTCACTCATGCTCCGACGCTACCGCTCCGGCCGCTCCGACACCAGAATGGACAGGCTATCCATACCGGCGCGGCGCTCAGTCCGTGGTGCCGAACAGGCCCTGCCCGTGTTGAGTCAGCGCGTCGAAGGCCTCGCCGTATGAGCGCGGGATCGGCTGACCCGGCTCGCCATAGCGAGCCACCAGCAGGCCGAGCAGTCCTGTCGCCGGGGAGCTGAGCGGGCGGGCACGGTCTTCGTCGCGCGGTTCGGGAACCGCCTCCGGGTTCGGCGGCGTATACGCGGGGTGGGTGTCCGGCCACTCGGATGCGGGGCGGGGCGTGCTTCGGTTGATCAGATTGAACAGGTCGTTCGCCCCCGCGTCACGATCGGTCAGCGGCGACAATCCATGCAGTCGGGCCAGTGTGCGGATCACGGCTGAATGGTGCATCACGTCGTTGATCACGGTGCCGGCCTGCGTGTAGGCCGAGATGGCGATGGCCGGCACCCGACAGCCCAGCCGGTCGAAGGTGAAGCCCATCTCTCCGGCACCGTCGTTCTTACTCGGTGGCACGGCGTCGGGTGGTGCGACATGGTCGTAGGTACCGCCGTGCTCGTCAAACGTCACCAAGAACAGGGTGTTGTTGGCGTTTGAGCCACTCGGCGTGGCGCTTGAACGGATTGAACTGTAGACCTCGTGCAACAGGGCGTCACCGGCTCGCACGTCCGAGTGTGCACCGTTAAAGATGTCGACACCGTCGACCTCGGTCCCGGCCAGGCGGCCGACCGGCGGATGCATGTCGTTGTGGTTGAACGTCATCCGCGGTTCGATGAAGGCGTAGGCGGGCAGATTCCCGTCGGCGACGTCGCGGTGGTACTGCGCCATCGTGCGGAAATTCGTCTTCCAGTATTTCTCGAGCACCGGTGCGTGCAGCACACCGGTGAACGAAATCAGTTGGGCTTCGTCGTAATAGACCCGCCAGCTGAGCCCCGCCTCCTCGAGTCGGTTGAAGATGGTGGGCGTGGCCGGTGCGTCGAGCCATTTTGCGTAGCCGCCCTCGCCCTGGTTCGTGACGAACCCGTGCGAGGTTCCGGCATGAAAGAACGATCGGTTGCAGAAGGTCTGTGACGGAACCGCGCAAAACCACGAGTCGTAGACCGCGAAGCTGCGCGCCAGGGTCGAGAAGACGGGCAGCATCGCGGGAGAGAACCCACCCATCGCCACCGCGAGTTCCTTCGTCGTCGGCGCCGTGCCCTCGCTCAGACGCGTGTAATTGATCTCATAATCGCGTACGAAGCCCGAGTTGTCGGGGCGCCGGCCGGGCTTCGGCGCATTGAATGGTGCCTGCACGTCGTGCAGATGCAAATTGGAATTCGACGACGGATCGACGACGCCGAACAGTTGAGTATTGACGTGCGGATACTCTTCGCCCGGGTCCGGGTCGGGCTGGCGCATGATCTCATCGGTGCTGCCGGTGTAAACGTGGGCGTCGATGACGGTGCCATCCGGAGCCGTGTTCGAGTACTCCCCCATTGCGAGGCCGTTGAAGGTCTGCCCGGCCGGCACGGTTTCGGGTGTGTATAGCCAGCCGAGCACATTGTCGAACGAGCGGTTTTCGAACATCAGAACGACGACGTGATCGAAGCCCGGTTCGCGCCGGGGGTCGAGTGGCACCGGGGTCTGGTCACGATCGGATGCGACGGCGGAGCCGATCGCCGCGCCGGCCGCGCCGCCGGCCACCCCGCCCACCGCGAAGCCTGCCGCGGCGATTCCCGTCGCTTTCAGAAAGGAGCGGCGTGAGGAGTGCAGGACGCCGTCCTCGCCGGGCAGAGTAGTGCCGTCTGGAGGTGTCGCGCCGGGCGGTGTCGTGTCTGGCAGGTCGCTTGTTGGCATCATGCAATCTTTCCACGCCAGATCGGTATCGCATGCGACGGGGCTCGCGTAAGAATGGGCCTATGTCGCTCGTCGTTTCAGTTGTTCGCGCCATCATCGCACCCCTGACGCGCACGCGCTTGTTCCGCTGGGCAGCGCCACGGCTGCTCCCACTCGCCGAACGCCTAGTCACACGCGTCACCGCCAATCAGGTTCAGGTGAGTGGGTTGCTGGTGCCCTCACTCGTCCTGCACAGCGAGGGTGCCCGTTCGGGTATCGTGCGCGACACCGAGCTCATGTACACGCCCGACGGCAACGGGCGGGCCATTGTCGCCGGCACGAGCTTTGGCCGAGGACTGCACCCCGCCTGGTCGTACAATCTGCTCGCGCATCCGGATGCGTCGATCAGCGTGCGCGGACGCCACCTGAACGTGCGCGCCCGCCTCCTCACCCCGGCCGAGCGCGACGCCGCCTGGCGCCTGATCGAGCGGCAGTGGCCGGGCTATCGCGCCTACGAGCGCACCTCGGGTCGCACGGTGCGACTGTTCGAGTTGCGTCCGGTTCGTGAGGCACCCACCCCCACTCGCTGAGTCAGGAGTGCCCCATTCGACGAGTTTGGCATGTACGGTCGAATTTCCCGGGCGTGCCAGAGAAACTCGACCGCAACTGATTAGCTCGGCGACTTCACGTGCCGATTATGCCGGGAACTCGGTCGACGGCCACCAGCAAACACCTCACGCGCAAGTGAGGTTGCTGCCCCCTGCTCCTGTCTCGAGACGCGGCCGACTCCGTCGGCTGCTGCTCGGCCAACGGGAGGGAACTAGTCGTCGCTGGGGAAGGCGATTACTCCCGCATCAAACGGGTCGGTCCCGACTTCGGCGCCGACTTGGCCCCCTCCCGCCGACTGCGCTTCTGTCGCCCGAATCTCGGCCTGCAGGTCGCGCAGGGCACTGCGCAGAGCCCGCTCCGAGTCAAATCCCTGGGCCTTCGCCGCGGCGACGATCGCGAGCAGCAGCGGGCCGAGTTCATCCTCGCTGCCGAGCACCATCGAGGGTGCGGCATCCGCGTCGAGCAAGCCCACCTTGTGCGCACGCCCCAGCACCTTGTCGGCCAGCGCCAGCGCCGGCATCCCCTGCGGAATACCGTCGAGCACGCTCGTGCGGTGCGGCTTCTCCTCGGCCTTGAAATCGTCCCAGGCTGCGACCACGTCGTCGGCGGTTTCGAGGGTGACGTCGCCGAACACGTGTGGATGCCGGCCCACCATCTTCGCGGTCATCGCAGCCGCGACATCCTGAATATCGAAGTCCTCGCCCCGAGTGTGCGCGGCAATATCGGCGTGGAAGAGCACCTGATAGAGCACGTCTCCGAGCTCTTCGAGCATCTCGTCACGATTGCCGGACTCGATCGCATCGATCAGTTCGTGGCTCTCTTCGATCAGGTACTTCACGAGTGACTCGTGAGTCTGATCGGCGTCCCACGGGCAGCCCCCGGGCGCGCGCAGCTTCGCAACGGTCTCGACCAGAATGTCGAGCGCGCGGGGAGTCGACGGCTCGGCTGATGAGTCGCCTGAGGAGTCGGCCGATCGGTCAGCGAAATCGCCGGTGGGAGCAGCAGAGAAAAGGGGTTGTGACACGAAGGCCTCCTGGGATTGCATTCCATCGTAGGCCGATTCGATAAACTCGACTCTGGTGAGCCGGGAAGTCTGGTCGGCGGGCAGTGAATCTGCTCTCGAATTTCGACGTACCCTATCGGCAGGATGCCCATGACTTTTATTCGATCCGAACGCTACGCGGCAGGAATTCTGCTTGCGGCAGCTGCCCTCGGCCTCCTCCTAGCCAATACCTCGGTCGGAGCGGGGCTCCTCGCGGCCGGCAATGCCCATCTCTCCCTCGGAATCCCCGGCCTCGATCTCTCGGCCCGGCACTGGATCAGCGACGGCCTGCTCGCCGTGTTCTTCTTTCTGGTCGCAGTCGAGCTCAAGCGTGAACTCGTCATCGGCGATCTGAACAGCGTCGGCAAGGCAGCTCTACCCGCTTTCGCCGCTCTCGGCGGTGTGCTTATTCCCGCCGGCATCTACCTTCTGATGACCGCCGGCAGCGGCCTGGAAAACGGATGGCCCGTGCCGACGGCCACCGACATCGCTTTCGCCCTCGGGGTGCTCGCGGTCTTCGGACGTGGCATCCCCACCCGGGTCCGCGTGTTCCTCCTCGCCCTCGCCGTGCTCGATGACCTCGTGGCCATCTTGATCATCGCGTTCTTCTTCACTCAAGACCCGCAGTTGCAGTTCATCGGCTTTGCTGCGATTACCGCGACCGCCTTTGGCCTCGTCAGCCGCCTGCTGAAGCCGCGCTCACCCTGGGTGCTCTCGCGTCGACCGGCCTGGCCGATCGTGCTCGTGCTCGTCGCGCTCGGCGTGCTCACCTGGTACTTCACGTTCCTCTCGGGCGTGCACGCCACGATCGCCGGGGTCGTGCTCGGCCTCGTGATGGCCCGGGTACCGGCCGGCCGCGCCCACCATGTGCTCGAACCGTACTCGAATGGCATCGTGCTGCCGCTGTTCGCGTTCTCGGCCGCCCTGGTCGTGATTCCGCAGGTCTCAATCGGCGAGCTGAGCCCGGCCTTCTGGGGCATCCTGGTCGCCCTACCTGTCGGCAAGCTGCTCGGCATCACGTTGGCCGGCTGGCTCGGCAGCCGGATTGCGGTACGACGCGACAAACCGGCACTGAAACTGCCTGACATCATCATGGTTGCGTGCCTGGGCGGAATCGGCTTCACCGTGTCGTTGCTGATGAGCGAGCTGGCCTTCGCCACCGACCACGAGGTCGTCGACGAGGGAACGTTGGCGGTGCTGCTCGGCTCGGGCGTCTCGATCGTCGTCGCCGCAATCGTCGTGACGATGCGCGGTCGGAGCTATCGCCGCATCGCCGCACTCAATCACCCCGAGCGGATCCCTGCGCCCAAGAAGTGAGCCGCGTTGAGAGGCCGGAGGGGTCGTCGTCGGAGCACGACGACCCGAAAGGTCGCCATCGATAGCCTGGACGACACGTCGCCGCAGCCAAACCGTTCTAACCGAGGCGAACGCCACCAGGGCCGAACATGAGGACGCCCACGACGATCAGCACCGGTATGGCGAGAATCGCGATCCCCGCCGGGTGCCCCAGGTTGACCGTCCACCCCACGCCGAAACGCTTGGGCACCCAGAGCGCCGGGTCGTCGCGGTTCAGATAGAACGCTCCGGCCTTCCAGTAGCGATCGTCGTCGGGGCTGTCGGCCCGCGTCGGAGTGCCCGACTGCGGCACCATGCCCGCGGCCGTCACCGAGACCTGCAGCACGACGCGGCGCTGACGCACGACGAACACGCCGATCAGCGCAAAAATCAGCACCGGCGTCAGGATCGAAATAGCCACGGCCCAGCCCGTCGCCTCGGGAGCAAGCCAGCCGTGCAGGCTGATCGCACTAAGAATCAGGGCGAGCACGAAGGCGATCTGTCCGATCATCGACTGCATCAGCTGCTGAATGGATGTCTGCTGCTCGACGGTGTAATCGGCGACTCTGCGCATCGGAATACGGCTCGTGAGCCGGGCGAAAAGATAGAGAAAGCTGAGCATTCCGATGCCGATGAGCAGCGTGCCGAAGACGGACCACACCGACTTGGTCGCGAATCCGTCTGCGACGCCCGCCGAGTTCCAATGAATCGGAAGGGGGCTGGGCAATGCGTCGTACCTCCCCACTCCCACGGCCGCCACGGCAGCCAGGATGACCACGCCGGCGATGTACCAGCCGATCGGCGTCGATACTCGCTGCGCCGCACCCGTGGCCGTGAGTGTTGAGCTCAGCCGCACCGGAACATCCTGGTACCAGTTGTGGTCCCGCTTGGCTCGCTGGATGCGTGCGCGGCACAGCCAATAGGCGCCGAAGGACAGCAGCAGAAAAACGAACAGTGGCACGATGACGGCAGCGACCGGCGCCGTCGAGACCAGAAGAAGCGTCAGAATGACCGCTGTGACGAACGAGCCGAGCACGCCCGCGCGGTAGCGGCGCACCGAGGCCGTCACGACGGTCTCACCGACACGCTCCTGCGGGATGCTCACTCCGAGCGGCAGCGTCTGCCGAGTGATCGACGGCATCAGCAGCAGGAGGAGCGCCACACAAGCCAGGGTGACGAGGGGAAATGCGATAACGAACCAAGTCATGACGGGTCTAGGACTTTCCGGTAGTGGTGGATGCTGCACTGCTGGCCGCTTCGGCTGCGGATGCCGCGGCACGGCGTTCGGCGAATGAGCCGAGTTGACTCTCAACCCGGCCGAGAATCTCGGCGTCGCCGACTCCCTGCGCGACGGCTTCGGCCAGCAGCGTGGCGAGTCGATCGGCCCACTCGCCGACGAATGCCGGGTCGGCGCCCGGGTCGGCACCCGGGTCGGCCGGTCCACGTGCGATGACGGAACCCGACTTGTGGTTCGTGCGAATGAAGCCCTCCCGACGCAGGGCATCATAGGCCTTCGTCACGGTCTGCACGTTGATGCCGAAACCGAGCGCCACCTGGCGTACCGAGGCGAGCTGCTCCCCCGGCACGAGTTCGCCGGCGGCGATCGCATCAACCGTGCTGTCGCGGATCTGCTGATACAGAGGAACCGCGGAGAGCGGATCGATCTCAATCTGCATACTTCCTCACAATCTGTGATGCCTGTACCACTTTAGACAACACAGATTGGTGGAGTCAAGAGAGGACGAACCGTCCAGAGGTGGGGTCACCCGATTTCGAGGCTGCCCTCGCAGAGCTCACTCCGCCCCTCAACCAACGAAATGATTACGGCGTGACGGCCTCCGCCTTCGCGGGCGGGAAGATTGCCGTCAGCAGCGTCTCGCTCCACTCGATCAGTGCCGCATCGGCGAGCGGCTCACCGTTCACCCGCGGCATCGGCACAGTGAATGAACCGTTCTGAGTGAAGTAGCGCGAACCGGGGTACATGCGCTGCAGGCGCACCTGCAACGAATCGGGCAAATCGGCCGGGGCCACTCGCAGATTTGAGCCCATCGCCACCACCTCGCTGAGGCCGGCCTGCTGGGCCCGCCTGCGCAACGTCGACACCGCGATCAGGTTGAGCACCGGCTGCGGCGGCTCGCCATAGCGGTCGGTGAGCTCCTCGAGCACCAGGCCGATCTGGTCATCCTTGGATGCGATCGAGCTGGCGCTGGAGAGCTTCTGGTAAGCCTCAAGCCGCAACCGCTCGCTGTCGACATAGTCCTCGGGGATGTGCGCATCCACGGGAAGTTCCAGCCGCAGCTCGGTCTGCCCTTCGGCGACATCCCCGCGGAACGTCGACACCGCCTCACCGATCATGCGCAGGTAGAGGTCGAAACCGACCCCGGCGATGTGCCCGGCCTGCTCGCCACCCAGTAGATTGCCGGCCCCACGAATTTCGAGGTCCTTCAGCGCCACCTGCATACCGCTGCCGAGCTCGTTGTTGGCGGCGATCGTCGCCAACCTGTCGTGCGCCGTCTCGGAGAGCGGCTTGTTCTCGTCGTAGAGGAAGTAGGCGTAAGCCCGCTCGCGTCCACGGCCGACCCGGCCGCGCAACTGGTGCAGCTGGCTCAGCCCATACTTGTCGGCCCGGTCGATGATGATGGTGTTCGCATTGGCAATGTCGAGGCCGGTCTCGATGATGGTGGTCGAGACGAGCACGTCGAACTTGCGTTCCCAGAAGTCGACGACCACCTGTTCGAGCTGCGCCTCGGGTAGCTGACCGTGCGCGACGGCGATACGGGCTTCCGGCACGAGTTCGGCCAATTGCGCAGCCACCCGGTTGATGCTCGACACGCGGTTGTGCACGAAGAAGATCTGCCCCTCGCGCAGCAGTTCGCGGCGAATGGCCGCGGCGACCTGCCGTTCGGAGTAGGGCCCCACGAAGGTGAGAATCGGATGCCGGTCCTCGGGTGGCGTCGCCAATGTCGACATTTCACGGATGCCGGTGACTGCCATCTCGAGCGTGCGCGGGATTGGCGTCGCACTCATCGCGAGAATGTCGACGTTGGTCTTCAGCTTCTTCAACTGATCTTTGTGCTCGACACCAAACCGCTGCTCCTCATCGATGATGACGAGCCCCAGGTCTTTGAAAATGATCGAATCGGACAGCAGGCGGTGAGTGCCGATGACGACGTCGACCGTGCCATCCAGCATCCCCGCGATCGTCTCCCTCGTCTCCTTCTCGGTTTGGAAGCGCGACAATGCCCGCAGGTGAATCGGGAATCCGGCGAAGCGTTCCTGAAACGTCTCCATGTGCTGACGCACGAGCAGTGTCGTCGGCACCAACATGGCGACCTGCTTTCCATCCTGCACCGCCTTGAACGCGGCGCGCACGGCCACCTCTGTCTTCCCAAAACCCACGTCGCCCGAGAGCAGACGATCCATCGGGATGGGTCGTTCCATGTCGGCTTTGACCTCGTCGATCGTGGTCAGCTGATCGGGCGTCTCGGCGAACGGGAACGCCTCCTCCAGCTCGCGCTGCCAGGGGGTGTCGGGTCCGAAAGCATGGCCCTTGCTCGC from Leifsonia psychrotolerans encodes:
- a CDS encoding Na+/H+ antiporter NhaA, whose amino-acid sequence is MTFIRSERYAAGILLAAAALGLLLANTSVGAGLLAAGNAHLSLGIPGLDLSARHWISDGLLAVFFFLVAVELKRELVIGDLNSVGKAALPAFAALGGVLIPAGIYLLMTAGSGLENGWPVPTATDIAFALGVLAVFGRGIPTRVRVFLLALAVLDDLVAILIIAFFFTQDPQLQFIGFAAITATAFGLVSRLLKPRSPWVLSRRPAWPIVLVLVALGVLTWYFTFLSGVHATIAGVVLGLVMARVPAGRAHHVLEPYSNGIVLPLFAFSAALVVIPQVSIGELSPAFWGILVALPVGKLLGITLAGWLGSRIAVRRDKPALKLPDIIMVACLGGIGFTVSLLMSELAFATDHEVVDEGTLAVLLGSGVSIVVAAIVVTMRGRSYRRIAALNHPERIPAPKK
- a CDS encoding ferritin, yielding MSETSFNTLLSSQIGNEFAASQQYIAIAVWFDNHDLPQLAAHFYRQSIEERNHAMMLVQYRIDRDMGVEIPGVPAVVNQFATVVEPIALALAQEKQVTTQIEALFAAARRDGDALGEQAMLWFLKEQVEEVASMSTLLTIAERAGDNLFDIENFVAREHVGDGGVDADAPNAAGGAL
- a CDS encoding DUF1648 domain-containing protein, with translation MTWFVIAFPLVTLACVALLLLLMPSITRQTLPLGVSIPQERVGETVVTASVRRYRAGVLGSFVTAVILTLLLVSTAPVAAVIVPLFVFLLLSFGAYWLCRARIQRAKRDHNWYQDVPVRLSSTLTATGAAQRVSTPIGWYIAGVVILAAVAAVGVGRYDALPSPLPIHWNSAGVADGFATKSVWSVFGTLLIGIGMLSFLYLFARLTSRIPMRRVADYTVEQQTSIQQLMQSMIGQIAFVLALILSAISLHGWLAPEATGWAVAISILTPVLIFALIGVFVVRQRRVVLQVSVTAAGMVPQSGTPTRADSPDDDRYWKAGAFYLNRDDPALWVPKRFGVGWTVNLGHPAGIAILAIPVLIVVGVLMFGPGGVRLG
- a CDS encoding alkaline phosphatase family protein, with product MMPTSDLPDTTPPGATPPDGTTLPGEDGVLHSSRRSFLKATGIAAAGFAVGGVAGGAAGAAIGSAVASDRDQTPVPLDPRREPGFDHVVVLMFENRSFDNVLGWLYTPETVPAGQTFNGLAMGEYSNTAPDGTVIDAHVYTGSTDEIMRQPDPDPGEEYPHVNTQLFGVVDPSSNSNLHLHDVQAPFNAPKPGRRPDNSGFVRDYEINYTRLSEGTAPTTKELAVAMGGFSPAMLPVFSTLARSFAVYDSWFCAVPSQTFCNRSFFHAGTSHGFVTNQGEGGYAKWLDAPATPTIFNRLEEAGLSWRVYYDEAQLISFTGVLHAPVLEKYWKTNFRTMAQYHRDVADGNLPAYAFIEPRMTFNHNDMHPPVGRLAGTEVDGVDIFNGAHSDVRAGDALLHEVYSSIRSSATPSGSNANNTLFLVTFDEHGGTYDHVAPPDAVPPSKNDGAGEMGFTFDRLGCRVPAIAISAYTQAGTVINDVMHHSAVIRTLARLHGLSPLTDRDAGANDLFNLINRSTPRPASEWPDTHPAYTPPNPEAVPEPRDEDRARPLSSPATGLLGLLVARYGEPGQPIPRSYGEAFDALTQHGQGLFGTTD
- a CDS encoding MazG family protein; its protein translation is MLVETVAKLRAPGGCPWDADQTHESLVKYLIEESHELIDAIESGNRDEMLEELGDVLYQVLFHADIAAHTRGEDFDIQDVAAAMTAKMVGRHPHVFGDVTLETADDVVAAWDDFKAEEKPHRTSVLDGIPQGMPALALADKVLGRAHKVGLLDADAAPSMVLGSEDELGPLLLAIVAAAKAQGFDSERALRSALRDLQAEIRATEAQSAGGGQVGAEVGTDPFDAGVIAFPSDD
- a CDS encoding GntR family transcriptional regulator: MQIEIDPLSAVPLYQQIRDSTVDAIAAGELVPGEQLASVRQVALGFGINVQTVTKAYDALRREGFIRTNHKSGSVIARGPADPGADPGADPAFVGEWADRLATLLAEAVAQGVGDAEILGRVESQLGSFAERRAAASAAEAASSAASTTTGKS
- a CDS encoding nitroreductase family deazaflavin-dependent oxidoreductase — its product is MSLVVSVVRAIIAPLTRTRLFRWAAPRLLPLAERLVTRVTANQVQVSGLLVPSLVLHSEGARSGIVRDTELMYTPDGNGRAIVAGTSFGRGLHPAWSYNLLAHPDASISVRGRHLNVRARLLTPAERDAAWRLIERQWPGYRAYERTSGRTVRLFELRPVREAPTPTR